A window of Desulfurellaceae bacterium contains these coding sequences:
- the bioA gene encoding adenosylmethionine--8-amino-7-oxononanoate transaminase, with amino-acid sequence MKTPAYVDLKAWDHAYVWHPFTQMQDWLDEDPVVIARGAGNYLIDVQGRRYLDGVSSLWCNTHGHARPELNAAITEQLDQIAHSTMLGLSNIPATVLAKRLVELTPARLSRVFYSDAGATAVEIALKLAYQYWQLKRQPQKVKFASLVEAYHGDTLGAIGVGYSELFHHYYRPILPDTIRLSPPHVFRFYRGLSEAAALAAAQDEAQRILAAHHPEIAALIVEPLMQGAAGMWAHPVAYLQTLRELATRYDILLICDEVATGFGRTGRMFACEHAAVEPDLLCVAKGLTGGYLPLAATLSSEEIFSAFLAPYDEFKTFFHGHTYTGNPLACAAALASLDIFEHDRVLDRVAPRIAQLHQRLQTEFAGLACVADIRQWGMMVGIELMRDPQQGIAYEPHEKIGARVIAEARKHGVIIRPLGGVIILMPPLSITESELTRLLDVTYEAIQTVTGEGR; translated from the coding sequence ATGAAAACGCCCGCGTACGTAGACCTGAAAGCCTGGGACCACGCCTACGTGTGGCATCCGTTCACCCAGATGCAGGACTGGCTGGACGAAGACCCGGTCGTCATCGCCCGGGGCGCGGGCAACTATCTGATCGATGTCCAGGGCCGACGGTATTTGGACGGCGTGTCCTCGCTGTGGTGCAATACCCACGGCCATGCCCGGCCCGAGTTGAACGCCGCGATTACCGAACAGCTCGACCAGATCGCCCACTCGACCATGCTGGGCCTGTCGAATATTCCGGCCACCGTCCTGGCCAAAAGGCTGGTCGAACTCACCCCGGCGCGGCTGAGCCGGGTGTTTTATTCGGACGCCGGGGCCACCGCGGTAGAGATCGCCCTGAAGCTCGCCTACCAGTACTGGCAGCTGAAGCGCCAACCCCAAAAAGTGAAATTCGCCTCGCTCGTCGAGGCCTACCACGGCGACACGCTCGGAGCGATCGGGGTCGGTTACTCGGAGCTGTTTCACCACTACTATCGACCCATCCTGCCCGACACCATCCGCCTGTCACCACCCCACGTGTTCCGCTTTTACCGCGGCCTGTCCGAGGCCGCCGCTCTGGCCGCGGCCCAGGACGAGGCCCAGCGGATACTGGCCGCCCACCACCCTGAGATCGCCGCCCTGATCGTCGAACCGCTGATGCAGGGCGCGGCCGGCATGTGGGCCCACCCGGTCGCCTACCTGCAAACCCTGCGCGAGCTGGCGACGCGCTATGATATCCTGCTCATCTGTGACGAGGTGGCGACCGGCTTTGGTCGCACGGGCAGGATGTTCGCCTGTGAGCACGCTGCGGTCGAGCCCGATCTCCTGTGTGTGGCCAAGGGCCTGACCGGCGGCTATCTGCCCCTGGCCGCGACCCTCAGCTCGGAGGAGATTTTTTCGGCCTTTCTGGCGCCCTATGACGAGTTCAAAACCTTTTTTCACGGCCATACCTACACCGGCAATCCGCTCGCCTGTGCGGCCGCCCTGGCCAGCCTGGACATCTTCGAGCACGACCGGGTGCTGGACAGAGTCGCCCCGCGTATCGCCCAGCTGCACCAACGCCTGCAAACCGAGTTTGCCGGCCTCGCCTGCGTGGCCGATATCCGACAGTGGGGCATGATGGTCGGGATCGAGCTGATGCGCGACCCGCAGCAGGGTATCGCCTACGAGCCGCACGAAAAAATCGGGGCCAGGGTCATTGCCGAGGCCCGTAAACATGGGGTGATTATCCGTCCGCTAGGCGGGGTGATCATCCTCATGCCGCCGCTCAGCATCACCGAGTCCGAGCTGACGCGGCTGCTCGACGTCACCTATGAGGCCATCCAGACGGTGACAGGCGAGGGACGCTGA